From one Streptomyces sp. SCSIO 30461 genomic stretch:
- a CDS encoding alpha/beta hydrolase, producing MSSPAAADGAVSGVVLVLPDGEPESARGPSAVSRAAALPLARTLARAGGRDGLVAHVVRYRGRGWNGTEAQLARDAVWAADEAVRRYGDIPVCLAGHGMGGRAALRAAGHSAVNSVLALAPWLPQDDVTAPSEPVKQLTGRQVLIVHGTNDARIDPELTYRLAERAKKTNRDTCRFEVHSDGHALRQYRAEVRALATDFVLGALFSRAFARPVADALAAPPPLGLRMPLAAGFGSLPRQRR from the coding sequence ATGTCGAGCCCTGCAGCGGCGGACGGCGCCGTGAGCGGGGTGGTGCTGGTGCTGCCCGACGGCGAGCCCGAGTCGGCCCGCGGCCCCTCGGCGGTATCGCGTGCCGCCGCACTGCCCCTGGCCCGGACGCTGGCGCGAGCGGGTGGACGGGACGGACTCGTGGCCCATGTCGTGCGCTACAGGGGCCGGGGCTGGAACGGTACGGAGGCGCAGCTCGCTCGGGACGCCGTCTGGGCGGCTGACGAGGCGGTGCGGCGCTACGGGGACATCCCGGTCTGCCTGGCGGGACACGGCATGGGCGGCCGGGCCGCGCTGCGTGCCGCAGGGCACTCGGCCGTCAATTCGGTACTGGCACTCGCCCCTTGGCTGCCGCAGGACGACGTCACGGCACCCAGCGAACCGGTGAAGCAGCTCACCGGCCGCCAGGTGCTGATCGTGCACGGCACCAATGACGCCCGGATCGATCCGGAGCTCACCTACCGCCTCGCGGAACGGGCCAAGAAGACCAACCGCGACACCTGCCGCTTCGAGGTCCACTCCGACGGCCACGCCCTGCGCCAGTACCGAGCCGAAGTGCGGGCGCTTGCCACGGATTTCGTACTCGGCGCGTTGTTCTCACGGGCCTTCGCACGTCCGGTGGCCGACGCGCTGGCGGCGCCACCGCCGCTGGGACTGCGGATGCCCCTCGCTGCGGGGTTCGGCAGTCTGCCGCGGCAGCGGCGCTGA